The following nucleotide sequence is from Oceaniferula flava.
GAAAAGCTCAGAGGGCATGTGCCCAAATCTGAGAACAGGGATCACTCTAAGTAGCCATAGAGGATGACGACCGAGCCGTGCAACAGTTGGCATAACCAGCCAGCATTTCCGATTTCCCCATGTAGGGAGTTTCCCACGGCTGAGACGCAGAAATGATCGACCTGTGATTAACTCCTCCACTCTAAAAAAATAGAGTGCGAAAAACATTATTGGAGGGCATTGGACACCACCGCATGAAACCGGAAACTGCACCACTATAGCACCACTTTGCCCCCTATAAAAAATAAAACCCGTTGAAAATCAACGGGTTATCAGTTGGAGGCGGGAGCGGGAATCGAACCCGCGAATGTCGGTTTTGCAAACCGATGCCTTACCACTTGGCCATCCCGCCTTTCACTGAATCTCGGAGCGGTCATTGCCCCGAGGCGGAGGTTAATTAGTGCGGCAAAGAGGGCTTGTCAATGGCTGTTTTTATCGAATTAGTGGCATTAGTGTTGCTTGCATTCCATGGGGATTCGCTTTATCTGGGATCCACTTGCTCTGACCACCCTCGGTTAGAAGCAGTTCATCATCAAACACACTCTTATTATGGAAGGTATCGCAATCATGACATCCGGTGGAGATGCCGCCGGAATGAATCCAGCCATCAAAGCAGCCGCTGACCACGCAATGCACCTAGGGTATGAGCCTTTCCTCGTCGATGATGGCTTACGCGGTCTGATCGACGATAAGATTGAAAAAGTCAGCGATCACGATGTCTCCGATATCATTCACCGCGGTGGCACGATTCTGCGCTCGTCACGATCGAAGCGCTTCTTTGAATACGAGCACCGCCTGGCAGCTTACGAGAATCTGAAAAAACGCGGGATTGAAAAACTTGTCGTCATCGGCGGCGACGGATCATTCCGCGCTCTGAACCAATTTTACGCCGATTTCCAAGTCCCCTTCGCCGGCATCCCTGCGACCATCGACAACGACATCCCCGGCACCGATTACTGCCTGGGAGTCGACACCGCGCTGAACATGATCCGCCAGTCGGTGGACAGCATTCGCGACACCGCCAACTCATTCCGCCGCGCCTTTGTGGTGGAGACCATGGGGCGTCATTGCGGCTATCTGGCGATGGCTTCAGCCGTCACCAGCGGCGCTGAAATCTGCATGGTGCCTGAGCTGGAGTATGATCTCGATAGCATCGGCGAGCGCCTCCGGGTGAAATACCAAGGCCACCCGAACTTCCTGATCGCCATCGTGGCGGAAGGTTGCAACATGAGCGATTACCTGAACCGCTGGATTGGCGACACCTTGAAAATGGACTCGCGTCTGACCATTCTCGGCCACATTCAGCGTGGGGGATCGCCCACTGTGCGCGATCGCCTCATGGCATCCAAGTTCGCCGTTGGCGCAGTGGAATCTCTGCACCGCGGAGAGACCTGCAACATCATGATCTACAAGTCCGGCCACTTCGGCACCTTACCGATCCACAAAGTCGCCGACTCCCAGTTGGAGATGGACCCGGCACTGGTCGCGATGTGCAAGAAGCTCTGTAAGTAAGGTCTGCGGACTGGGCACCAGTCATCGATCGCTGATGCCAGGGTCGATGACCCCGGTCCTTGGACAGAGCAACTCTGCCATGGCATGGTGTTTCCTCCCTCCTAGATGGGAGAGAGGACATTAGGGTATTCGCCGCTTAATACTCGCGCTCTAGCAGGTAGCGGGC
It contains:
- a CDS encoding 6-phosphofructokinase, translating into MEGIAIMTSGGDAAGMNPAIKAAADHAMHLGYEPFLVDDGLRGLIDDKIEKVSDHDVSDIIHRGGTILRSSRSKRFFEYEHRLAAYENLKKRGIEKLVVIGGDGSFRALNQFYADFQVPFAGIPATIDNDIPGTDYCLGVDTALNMIRQSVDSIRDTANSFRRAFVVETMGRHCGYLAMASAVTSGAEICMVPELEYDLDSIGERLRVKYQGHPNFLIAIVAEGCNMSDYLNRWIGDTLKMDSRLTILGHIQRGGSPTVRDRLMASKFAVGAVESLHRGETCNIMIYKSGHFGTLPIHKVADSQLEMDPALVAMCKKLCK